The proteins below are encoded in one region of Apium graveolens cultivar Ventura chromosome 4, ASM990537v1, whole genome shotgun sequence:
- the LOC141720166 gene encoding protein MRG2-like, translating to MPKSKTGVDLMNCSSDNSLYEEGEKVWASYSDKWYEAKVFMVVESSMTAKRYLVHYPGKAKQSNEDIQNQLATNTKSGDKGKAKESEEILLAEENMNIEIPRMLKKQLVDDSEFVTRLGKLVKLPRTPNVDDILKKYFRFKVKKNNIHPSSDMLSGNRLRDEIQEILYRIRYYFDKALPTMLLYSNERKQYEALSAENIPPSVAYGAEHLLRLFVMLPEILQDVNIEEEMRMKLEHEILGLIKFLQENQSTFFLYTYQTPEDLDPEKK from the exons ATGCCAAAATCAAAAACTGGGGTTGACTTGATGAACTGTTCCTCGGATAATAGTCTTTATGAAGAAGGTGAGAAAGTTTGGGCTTCTTATAGTGACAAATGGTATGAGGCCAAG GTGTTCATGGTTGTTGAATCTAGCATGACAGCAAAGAGATATTTGGTTCATTATCCT GGAAAAGCCAAGCAATCTAATGAAGATATTCAAAATCAGTTGGCTACGAACACTAAGTCTGGCGATAAGGGAAAAGCAAAGGAGTCTGAAG AAATCTTGTTAGCCGAGGAGAATATGAATATTGAAATTCCAAGAATGCTAAAGAAACAACTAGTGGATGATTCTGAATTTGTAACTCGCCTAGGCAAG CTTGTTAAGCTTCCTCGCACCCCAAATGTCGATGACATATTGAAGAAGTACTTTAGGTTCAAAGTGAAAAAGAATAACAT TCATCCATCTTCTGACATGCTTTCTGGTAATAGGTTGAGAGATGAAATACAAGAAATCTTATACAGGATACGTTATTACTTTGACAAAGCACTTCCTACAATGCTACTGTACAGTAACGAGCGCAAACAATACGAAGCATTGAGTGCAGAGAACATCCCTCCTTCAGTAGCATATGGAGCTGAACATTTATTGCGTCTCTTTG TAATGTTACCGGAGATCCTACAAGATGTAAATATTGAAGAAGAAATGCGGATGAAGCTCGAACATGAGATACTGGGCTTGATAAA GTTTTTGCAGGAAAATCAAAGTACTTTTTTCCTTTATACCTACCAGACCCCTGAAGATCTGGATCCAGAGAAGAAATAA